The Corynebacterium halotolerans YIM 70093 = DSM 44683 region GGCGTCCTCGGAATAGAGCTCCAGGATCTGCTCGATGCGTTCCTCGTCGCTGACCGGGGGGAACCCGGGGAACGGGGTATCGCAGAGGAACATGTACTTCGCCTGGATACGGCGGATTTCGGCTTCCGCCTCCAGGACATCGATCCGACGTTCCAGCCTGGTGATCATATCTTCGGTCATCCTCAGTTCCCCTCCGTGCTTTCGGTGCTCCCGGCTGTCTCGATATCCCGCACGACCGCCTTGGCCCGCTCCACCCAGCCGCGGACGTCCGCACCGGTCACCCCGTGCGGCAGCTGTGCGAGTCGTAGCGTCATCGTGTACATGCCGGAGGGATCACGGACCGGCAGCACCATGGAGCCGACATTGTAGATTTCGTCGTCCTCGACTTCGCGGGGGTCGTAGTCCAGCCGGGTGGCACCGATCGCTTCCCGGATGCTGCGCTCCTCCAGCGGGGTCAGGTTCGCTTTCTTGTACTCCCGGGTGGCGCGGATCATCTGGTCGTAGGCATTCGATCCGGCTTCAGGCAGGAGCGCCAGCAGGTAGCCGTGCTCCCGGATGAACGCCAGACGCTTCAGGTGCCGTTCGCGCACCTCGTCGGAGACGTTCTTCAGCTTGTTCATCCACCGTTCCTGAAGCTCGGCGGGCTTATCGAACATGTAGCTGTCACCGATCGGGGGAACCAGGGGGAACCGGCTTGCCAGACCACCTTCACGGGTGGCATCGGCTGACAGCTCCGAGAAGACGGTGGCGAATTCGTCATCGCTGATGGCGGCGAACACCGAGACCTCACAGCCGATCGAATGCGCCAGATCCTCCAGCTTCTCGCTGGTGCTGTGGGCGGCGTGGATCGCGGGGAGAATCTCGTGGCTCATCCGGGACACCTGCTCAGCGCCGGCGAAGCTACCGTACCCACCCTGGAAGAACAGCAGCGGTGCCACCGAGTTGGTCACCTGGAGATCAGCGACCGAGCAGAGCACGATCCAGTGGTCCCCGGCCTCGACGACATCCGCGATGGTGGTGTCGACCCAGGCAATCGAGTTCTTCAGGATCGGGTCTCCGGAAGGCGAGGGGTACCAGTCGATGCCGTCGAGCTTGTTCTCCCAACGCTGCGCTATGGCCAGCATCTCGGCCTGCTGTTCGCCACCGAGGATGTTGATGCACAGCGAATCGCAGTTGCGCAGCTTCTGGAAGGTCCGCGAGGTCTTCATCGGCATGAAGGACACCAGCGGCGGATCCAGGGAGACCGAGGCGAAGGTGCCCACGACGAGCGCCAAAACCTCACCTTCCGCGCTGCGCCCCGTGACGACGGCGACGCCGGTGGGGTAGTGGCCCATCACTTCACGAAAGACCCTGGGATCAAATGTTTCGGGAACGGTGGCGGTCATGGTGAAAGTCCTTTCTGTTTGAGGGATACGGGAGCCGGATCCCGGTCTCAGGCATCGGTCCTGGCGTGGTGTTCCTGCAGGCGCCGACCCAGCCGCTCTGGACGGAGCAGGAGGGCGGCCACCAGGCCGGCGACAACCAGGAAAACGCCGGTGATCAGGAAAGCGGAGTGAACGCCGTCAGCCATCGCCACGGCCATCGCCACCGTCGGCTCGGTACCGCTGGCCGGGGCCTGGTATCCTGCGGCGGTCATCAGCCAGCCCACCAGGATCGGGGAGATGATGGCGCCGAAAGCGGCGAATCCACCCAGGGTGGCCATCATGATGGGGCGCTGCTTCGGCCCGACCGCGTAACCGATGGCGGAAGCGGCCATCGGGAATACCAGGCTGCATCCACCTGCGATTGTCAGCAGGAGCACGGACAGAGCGTCCGGAGCGACGGGCACCAGCAGGAAGGCGAGACCGGCAACGGCCGTCGACAAGCCGAAGGGGACCGCGATGGCCACGTGCGCGGAGCGTCCGCTCTTGAGCAGTCGCTGGCCGAGCCATCCCAGCACTAGCAGAACCAGCGCACCCAGCACCCACGGGAAGGTGGTGTAGACGCCGACCTCAGAGAGTGAGAGCCCGATGACGGTGTCCAGGTACTGCGGGAGCCAGGTGGTCAGGAACCCCTGGACCCAGAAGTTGGAGGCGCCGCCGAGCAGCGCCGCCAGGAACGCGAGGCTGAACAGCGCGTACCAGATGTTAACCGGCTTCTGCAGGTCCACCGTGTCGGTATCGGTTTCGGGGTCGGTAGCCGCAGGGGAGGCCACCGGGGCGTCATCACGCGCCGGGGCGGTCTTCGCGCCGCCGGCACTGTAGGGACCATCGCCGCCGAAGATCAGCCAGACAGTGATCCAGACCAGGCCGATGATGCCGAGTGCACCGAACGCCCAGCGCCAGCCCCACATGCCGATCACCCAGGCGATGAAGGGAGCGGCGAATACGGGACCCAATGTGGAACCGATGGCGATCAGATTCGAGGGCAGCGCCCGGCGCGAGGGGTGGAACCAGGTGTGTGCGGAGGTCAACGACATCGCGGTGGCAGGTCCCTCAGCACCGCCGAGGATGATGCGGGTGGCCAGCAGCACCGCCGCGCCACCTCCGAGCAACATCGGGAACTGCATGACCGCCCACGTGACACCGAGAGCGAGGATGATCCAACGGACGGAAAATTTGGACGCCAGGATGCCGGTAATGACCGAGACAATGGCGTAGAGGAAGAAGAAAGCACTCCCGATGAAACCGAATTGTGTCGGGGTCAGCCCGAGCTCCGGCATCGCCTGTGGAGCGACCA contains the following coding sequences:
- a CDS encoding flavin reductase family protein — translated: MTATVPETFDPRVFREVMGHYPTGVAVVTGRSAEGEVLALVVGTFASVSLDPPLVSFMPMKTSRTFQKLRNCDSLCINILGGEQQAEMLAIAQRWENKLDGIDWYPSPSGDPILKNSIAWVDTTIADVVEAGDHWIVLCSVADLQVTNSVAPLLFFQGGYGSFAGAEQVSRMSHEILPAIHAAHSTSEKLEDLAHSIGCEVSVFAAISDDEFATVFSELSADATREGGLASRFPLVPPIGDSYMFDKPAELQERWMNKLKNVSDEVRERHLKRLAFIREHGYLLALLPEAGSNAYDQMIRATREYKKANLTPLEERSIREAIGATRLDYDPREVEDDEIYNVGSMVLPVRDPSGMYTMTLRLAQLPHGVTGADVRGWVERAKAVVRDIETAGSTESTEGN
- a CDS encoding MFS transporter; this encodes MTVTKQSVEGLAPAESESISRDRHRPTARAWIIVGLLVVFQVIAFADKAVLGLVAPQAMPELGLTPTQFGFIGSAFFFLYAIVSVITGILASKFSVRWIILALGVTWAVMQFPMLLGGGAAVLLATRIILGGAEGPATAMSLTSAHTWFHPSRRALPSNLIAIGSTLGPVFAAPFIAWVIGMWGWRWAFGALGIIGLVWITVWLIFGGDGPYSAGGAKTAPARDDAPVASPAATDPETDTDTVDLQKPVNIWYALFSLAFLAALLGGASNFWVQGFLTTWLPQYLDTVIGLSLSEVGVYTTFPWVLGALVLLVLGWLGQRLLKSGRSAHVAIAVPFGLSTAVAGLAFLLVPVAPDALSVLLLTIAGGCSLVFPMAASAIGYAVGPKQRPIMMATLGGFAAFGAIISPILVGWLMTAAGYQAPASGTEPTVAMAVAMADGVHSAFLITGVFLVVAGLVAALLLRPERLGRRLQEHHARTDA